A stretch of the Zonotrichia leucophrys gambelii isolate GWCS_2022_RI chromosome 22, RI_Zleu_2.0, whole genome shotgun sequence genome encodes the following:
- the ANK1 gene encoding ankyrin-1 isoform X6, whose product MAQAAKQLKKIKDIEAQALQEQKEKEESNRKRRNRSRDRKKKRGHAPTTVDPLPSCCKQGSPEGMLEQESAAQADAATSFLRAARSGNLEKALDHLRNGVDINTCNQNGLNALHLASKEGHVKMVVELLHKEIVLETTTKKGNTALHIAALAGQQDVVRELVNYGANVNAQSQKGFTPLYMAAQENHLEVVKFLLENGANQNVATEDGFTPLAVALQQGHENVVAHLINYGTKGKVRLPALHIAARNDDTRTAAVLLQNDPNADVLSKTGFTPLHIAAHYENLSVAQLLLNRGASVNFTPQNGITPLHIASRRGNIIMVRLLLDRGAQIETRTKDELTPLHCAARNGHVRIAEILLDHGAPIQAKTKNGLSPIHMAAQGDHLDCVRLLLQYSADIDDITLDHLTPLHVAAHCGHHRVAKLLLEKGAKPNSRALNGFTPLHIACKKNHIRVMELLLKTGASIDAVTESGLTPLHVAAFMGHLPIVKTLLQRGASPNVSNVKVETPLHMAARAGHTDVAKYLLQNKAKANAKAKDDQTPLHCAARIGHTGMVKLLLENNANPNLATTAGHTPLHITAREGHMDTAQALLEKGASQTCMTKKGFTPLHVAAKYGKVDVAELLLAHDAQPNAAGKNGLTPLHVAVHHNNLEIVRLLLPKGSSPHNSAWNGYTPLHIAAKQNQMEVASSLLQYGASANAESMQGVTPLHLAAQEGHADMVALLFSKQANGNLGNKSGLTPLHLVAQEGHVQVADVLVKHGVTVDATTRMGYTPLHVASHYGNIKLVKFLLQHQADVNAKTKLGYTPLHQAAQQGHTDVVTLLLKHGASPNEISTNGTTPLAIAKRLGYISVTDVLKIVTEETDIPSVGDKHRMSFPETVDEILDVSEDEEEELVAKPKTPDLREQEGKRELLEFMATTTLEQTVESPAVLQVPCVPPETVVTRAEETEQPSKEFDEDSLIPSSPATETSDNISPVASPVHTGFLVSFMVDARGGSMRGSRHHGLRVVIPPRACAAPTRITCRLVKPQKLPAPPPLAEEEGLGSRIIALGPAGAQFLSPVIVEIPHFASYGRGDRELVVLRSENGSVWKEHRNRYEESYMDQLLNGMDEELESQEELDKKRVCRIITTDFPLYFVVMSRICQDCDMIGPEGGCLKSTLVPMVQATFPDAAVTKRVRLALQAQPVPDELVTKLLGNQATFSPIVTVEPRRRKFHRPIGLRIPLPPSWKDNPRDSGEGDTTSLRLLCSVIGGTAQAQWEDITGTTKLIYENECANFTTNVSARFWLADCPRTAEAVHFATMLYKELTAVPYMAKFVVFAKMNDAREGRLRCYCMTDDKVDKTLEQHENFTEVARSRDIEVVEGMPLHVELSGNLVPVKKAAQPRTFLFQSFRENRLVIPIKVRDSSREASGSLSFLRKAMKYEDLQHVLCHLNITIPPCSKGSGSEERRRTLTPLSLRERYSILSETSFGSLSSTDKADQKMVDIAEQLGLSWAELARELQFGVDDINRIRVENPNSLLEQSIALLNLWASREGKNVKIENLYTALRNIDRSEIVNMLEGSGRQSRSLKGSWRYSDRDYSLSPSQMNGYASLQDELLSPASLHYTLPSPLRADQYWNEVAIMDAIPMAATEQDALMEMSDMQVWSSGLTPSLVTAEDSSLECSKAEDSDATSEGRFPGQLLADAHGPDHMGSMDLVEDDTVDSDAMNGLIDLLEQEEGQRPEGKMPSGDHHQAGTGEQDPESEVSFVSVQEKVQTRILTSPTFSHEVEKSADRLRDWNAEGSFISCLQDLTAGSWQEGVTRRLLPTHSTASGAQGQQQGQVLVAPTELLRVSSAEDSEWQPQHPTGGWQEEPQSRFFGQGNEALHLPGEQVTEEQFTDDQGNIITKKIIRKVVRQLGPGDMGDRQEQEELILEGSLQEHPDLEADEDHFMKYSILHRDGLGAKEEVRVRVPKPEVSGGRMGAQIVKRASLKRGKQ is encoded by the exons aaaggaaacacagccctgcacatcGCTGCcttggctgggcagcaggacgTGGTCCGGGAGCTGGTGAACTATGGGGCCAACGTCAATGCACAGTCCCAG AAAGGCTTCACACCTCTGtacatggcagcacaggagaaCCACCTGGAGGTTGTGAAGTTCTTGCTGGAAAATGGAGCCAACCAGAACGTAGCCACAGAG GATGGCTTCACTCCATTAGCTGTGGCTCTCCAGCAAGGACATGAGAACGTGGTTGCCCACCTCATCAACTACGGGACGAAGGGCAAGGTGcgcctgcctgccctgcacatCGCAGCGCGCAACGACGACACGCGCACGGCGGCCGTGCTGCTGCAGAACGACCCCAACGCTGACGTCCTCTCCAAG ACTGGATTCACCCCTTTGCACATTGCAGCCCACTATGAGAATCTCAGCGTGGCGCAGTTGCTGCTGAACCGTGGGGCCAGTGTCAACTTCACACCCCAG AATGGGATCACTCCCCTGCACATCGCATCCCGCCGGGGCAACATCATCATGGTGCGGCTGCTGCTGGACCGTGGGGCCCAGATAGAGACCAGGACCAAG gaTGAGCTGACCCCTCTCCACTGTGCAGCACGCAACGGGCACGTGAGAATTGCAGAGATCCTCCTGGACCACGGGGCTCCCATTCAAGCCAAAACCAAG AATGGCCTGTCGCCCATCCACATGGCAGCCCAGGGTGACCACCTGGACTGCGTGCGCCTGCTGCTGCAGTACAGCGCCGACATCGACGACATCACCCTGGACCACCTGACGCCCCTGCACGTGGCCGCTCACTGCGGGCACCACCGCGTGgccaagctgctgctggagaagggggCCAAGCCCAACTCCCGAGCCCTG aatGGCTTCACACCCCTCCATATTGCCTGCAAGAAAAACCACATCCGagtgatggagctgctgctgaagacGGGTGCCTCCATTGATGCTGTCACAGAG TCCGGCCTGACCCCCCTGCATGTGGCTGCCTTCATGGGACACCTGCCCATTGTCAAGACTCTGCTGCAGCGTGGAGCCTCTCCCAACGTGTCCAACGTG AAAGTAGAGACTCCTCTGCACatggcagccagagctgggcacacagaTGTGGCAAAGTACCTGCTGCAGAACAAAGCCAAAGCCAATGCCAAGGCCAAG GATGACCAGACTcctctgcactgtgctgcaCGCATCGGCCACACTGGCATGGTCAAACTCCTCCTGGAGAACAACGCCAACCCCAACCTGGCCACCACGGCAGGGCACACGCCCCTGCACATCACTGCCAGAGAGGGGCACATGGAcacagcccaggccctgctggagAAGGGAGCCTCACAGACCTGCATGACCAAG AAAGGATTTACCCCTCTCCACGTTGCAGCCAAGTATGGAAAGGTGGATGTGGCAGAGTTGCTGCTGGCGCACGATGCTCAGCCCaatgcagcagggaag AATGGCCTGACTCCACTGCACGTGGCTGTGCACCACAACAACCTGGAGATCGtcaggctgctgcttcccaagggCAGCTCCCCACACAACTCAGCCTGG aACGGGTACACCCCGCTGCACATCGCTGCCAAGCAGAACCAGATGGAGGTGgccagcagcctgctgcagtACGGCGCCTCTGCGAACGCTGAGTCCATGCAGGGAGTCACCCCCCTGCAcctggctgcccaggagggCCACGCCGACATGGTGGCTCTGCTCTTCTCCAAACAAGCCAACGGCAACCTAGGCAACAAG AGTGGCCTGACTCCTCTCCACCTCGTGGCCCAAGAGGGGCATGTGCAGGTTGCTGATGTTCTggtgaaacatggagtcacaGTGGATGCAACAACCAGG ATGGGCTACACCCCTCTGCACGTGGCCAGCCATTACGGGAACATCAAGCTGGTGAAgtttctgctgcagcaccaaGCAGATGTCAATGCCAAGACCAAG ctgggctACACGCCCCTGcaccaggcagcccagcagggccacaCGGACGTGGTGACGCTGCTGCTGAAGCACGGAGCATCGCCCAACGAGATCAGCACA AATGGCACCACTCCCCTGGCCATCGCAAAGCGCCTCGGCTACATCTCTGTCACCGACGTGCTCAAGATTGTCACAGAGGAGACCGACATCCCG TCTGTTGGTGACAAACACCGCATGAGCTTCCCAGAAACTGTAGACGAGATTCTGGACGTGTCAGAGGATGAAG AGGAAGAGCTGGTTGCAAAGCCCAAGACACCTGATCTCAGAGAGCAGGAAGGCAAAAGAGAGCTGCTGGAGTTCATGGCCACGACGACACTGGAGCAAAC GGTGGAGTCTCCAGCTGTCCTGCAGGTCCCCTGCGTCCCACCTGAAACTGTGGTGACCAGAGCTGAGGAGACTGAGCAG CCCTCCAAAGAGTTCGATGAGGACTCTCTgatccccagcagcccagccacGGAGACCTCAGACAACATCAGCCCAGTGGCCAGCCCCGTGCACACAGG GTTCCTGGTGAGCTTCATGGTGGATGCTCGTGGCGGCTCCATGCGGGGCAGCCGGCACCACGGGCTGCGCGTGGTGATCCCGCCCCGCGCCTGCGCGGCACCCACCCGCATCACCTGCCGCCTGGTGAAACCCCAAAAGCTGCCTGCACCCCCTCCCCTGGCTGAGGAGGAGGGCCTGGGCAGTCGGATCATTGCTCTGGGGCCTGCTGGTGCCCAGTTCCTCAG CCCTGTCATCGTGGAGATCCCACACTTTGCCTCCTATGGGCGTGGGGACCGTGAGCTGGTGGTGCTGCGCAGCGAGAACGGCTCCGTGTGGAAGGAGCACCGCAACCGCTACGAGGAGAGCTACATGGACCAGCTGCTCAACGGCATGGACGAGG agctggagagccaggaggagctggacaAGAAGCGCGTCTGCCGCATCATCACCACCGACTTCCCTCTCTACTTCGTGGTCATGTCCCGGATTTGCCAGGACTGCGACATGATCGGCCCTGAGGGAGGGTGTTTGAAAAGCACACTGGTGCCCATGGTGCAGGCCACCTTCCCAGACGCTGCTGTCACCAAGAGAGTGAGGCTGGCCCTGCAG gcacagcctgtgcctgaTGAGTTGGTGACCAAGCTGCTGGGGAACCAAGCCACCTTCAGCCCCATTGTCACCGTGGAGCCGCGGCGGAGGAAGTTCCACCGCCCCATCGGCCTCCGGATCCCGCTGCCACCGTCCTGGAAGGACAATCCCAGGGACAGCGGCGAGGGTGACACCACCAGCCTGCgcctgctctgcagtgtgatCG GAGGGACAGCCCAAGCCCAGTGGGAAGACATAACAGGCACCACAAAGCTAATCTACGAAAATGAGTGTGCTAATTTTACCACCAATGTGTCTGCCAG GTTCTGGCTGGCCGACTGCCCACGCACAGCTGAGGCCGTGCACTTTGCCACCATGCTGTACAAGGAGCTGACAGCCGTGCCCTACATGGCCAAATTTGTGGTGTTTGCCAAGATGAACGACGCGAGGGAGGGCCGGCTGCGCTGCTACTGCATGACTGACGACAAGGTGGACAAGACTTTGGAGCAGCATGAGAACTTCACTGAGGTGGCCCGCAGCAGGGACATCGAG GTGGTGGAGGGAATGCCTTTGCACGTGGAACTCTCAGGGAACCTGGTGCCTGTCAAGAAGGCAGCTCAGCCCCGCACCTTCCTCTTCCAGTCCTTCCGCGAGAACCGTCTCGTCATTCCCATCAAG gtcagggacagcagcagggaagccagtggctccctgtccttcctgcGTAAGGCCATGAAATACGAGGACCTGCAGCACGTGCTCTGCCACCTGAACATCaccatcccaccctgcagcaAG ggaaGTGGCAGTGAGGAGCGAAGGAGGACACTGACCCCATTGTCCCTGCGGGAGCGATACAGCATCCTAAGTGAGACCAGTTTTG GctctctgagcagcacagacaaGGCAGACCAGAAGATGGTTGACatagcagagcagctgggcctcagctgggctg AGCTGGCGCGTGAGCTGCAGTTCGGCGTGGACGACATCAACAGGATACGTGTGGAGAACCCCAActccctcctggagcagagcatcGCCTTACTCAACCTCTGGGCCAGCCGTGAGGGCAAGAACGTCAAGA TTGAGAACCTGTACACGGCGCTGAGGAACATCGACCGCAGCGAGATCGTCAACATGCTGGAGGGCTCGGGCCGGCAGAGCCGCAGCCTCAAGGGGAGCTGGCGCTACTCGGACAGGGATTACTCCCTCTCCCCGTCCCAGATGAATG GTTACGCTTCGCTGCAGGAcgagctgctgtcccctgcctcCCTGCATTACACACTGCCATCCCCGCTGCGTGCCGACCAGTACTGGAATGAGGTGGCCATCATGGATGCTATCCCCATGGCTGCCACTGAGCAGGATGCCCTGATGGAGATGTCCGACATGCAGGTGTGGTCCTCGGGGCTCACCCCCTCGCTGGTGACTGCTGAGGACTCCTCTCTGGAGTGCAGCAAGGCGGAGGACTCGGATGCCACGAGCGAAGGACgcttcccagggcagctcctggcagatgCTCATGGCCCAGACCACATGGGCTCCATGGACCTGGTTGAGGATGACACAGTGGACTCAGATGCCATGAATGGGCTGATTGACCTCCtagagcaggaggaggggcagAGGCCAGAGGGGAAGATGCCATCTGGTGATCATCATCAAGCAGGGACTGGGGAGCAGGACCCGGAGAGTGAAGTCTCTTTTGTTTCAGTTCAGGAGAAGGTGCAAACCAGGATCTTGACATCACCCACCTTTAGCCATGAAGTGGAGAAGAGTGCAGACAG GCTGAGGGACTGGAATGCAGAAGGCTCCTTTATCTCCTGCCTACAGGACCTGACAGcgggctcctggcaggagggagTCACCCGAAGGCTGCTCCCAACGCACAGCACAGCCTCCGGGGCGCAGGGCCAGCAGCAAGGGCAGGTCCTGGTGGCACCCACGGAGCTGCTGAGGGTCAGCTCTGCCGAGGACAGCGagtggcagccccagcaccccacGGGCggctggcaggaggagccccAGAGCCGCTTCTTTGGGCAg GGGAATGAAGCCCTTCATCTGCCTGGAGAGCAGGTGACTGAGGAGCAGTTCACGGACGATCAAGGCAATATCATCACCAAGAAG ATTATCCGGAAGGTGGTGCGCCAGCTGGGCCCTGGTGACATGGGtgacaggcaggagcaggaggagctgatcCTGGAgggctccctgcaggagcacccGGACCTGGAGGCTGACGAGGATCACTTCATGAAATACTCCATCCTGCACCGGGATGGTCTGGGCGCCAAG GAGGAGGTGCGAGTGCGTGTCCCGAAGCCAGAGGTCTCTGGGGGCAGGATGGGGGCTCAGATAGTGAAACGAGCCAGCCTGAAAAGGGGGAAGCAGTGA
- the ANK1 gene encoding ankyrin-1 isoform X2 yields the protein MAQAAKQLKKIKDIEAQALQEQKEKEESNRKRRNRSRDRKKKRGHAPTTVDPLPSCCKQGSPEGMLEQESAAQADAATSFLRAARSGNLEKALDHLRNGVDINTCNQNGLNALHLASKEGHVKMVVELLHKEIVLETTTKKGNTALHIAALAGQQDVVRELVNYGANVNAQSQKGFTPLYMAAQENHLEVVKFLLENGANQNVATEDGFTPLAVALQQGHENVVAHLINYGTKGKVRLPALHIAARNDDTRTAAVLLQNDPNADVLSKTGFTPLHIAAHYENLSVAQLLLNRGASVNFTPQNGITPLHIASRRGNIIMVRLLLDRGAQIETRTKDELTPLHCAARNGHVRIAEILLDHGAPIQAKTKNGLSPIHMAAQGDHLDCVRLLLQYSADIDDITLDHLTPLHVAAHCGHHRVAKLLLEKGAKPNSRALNGFTPLHIACKKNHIRVMELLLKTGASIDAVTESGLTPLHVAAFMGHLPIVKTLLQRGASPNVSNVKVETPLHMAARAGHTDVAKYLLQNKAKANAKAKDDQTPLHCAARIGHTGMVKLLLENNANPNLATTAGHTPLHITAREGHMDTAQALLEKGASQTCMTKKGFTPLHVAAKYGKVDVAELLLAHDAQPNAAGKNGLTPLHVAVHHNNLEIVRLLLPKGSSPHNSAWNGYTPLHIAAKQNQMEVASSLLQYGASANAESMQGVTPLHLAAQEGHADMVALLFSKQANGNLGNKSGLTPLHLVAQEGHVQVADVLVKHGVTVDATTRMGYTPLHVASHYGNIKLVKFLLQHQADVNAKTKLGYTPLHQAAQQGHTDVVTLLLKHGASPNEISTNGTTPLAIAKRLGYISVTDVLKIVTEETDIPSVGDKHRMSFPETVDEILDVSEDEEEELVAKPKTPDLREQEGKRELLEFMATTTLEQTVESPAVLQVPCVPPETVVTRAEETEQVGPVETEAEQVSLLHAPSVSPQEPSKEFDEDSLIPSSPATETSDNISPVASPVHTGFLVSFMVDARGGSMRGSRHHGLRVVIPPRACAAPTRITCRLVKPQKLPAPPPLAEEEGLGSRIIALGPAGAQFLSPVIVEIPHFASYGRGDRELVVLRSENGSVWKEHRNRYEESYMDQLLNGMDEELESQEELDKKRVCRIITTDFPLYFVVMSRICQDCDMIGPEGGCLKSTLVPMVQATFPDAAVTKRVRLALQAQPVPDELVTKLLGNQATFSPIVTVEPRRRKFHRPIGLRIPLPPSWKDNPRDSGEGDTTSLRLLCSVIGGTAQAQWEDITGTTKLIYENECANFTTNVSARFWLADCPRTAEAVHFATMLYKELTAVPYMAKFVVFAKMNDAREGRLRCYCMTDDKVDKTLEQHENFTEVARSRDIEVVEGMPLHVELSGNLVPVKKAAQPRTFLFQSFRENRLVIPIKVRDSSREASGSLSFLRKAMKYEDLQHVLCHLNITIPPCSKGSGSEERRRTLTPLSLRERYSILSETSFGSLSSTDKADQKMVDIAEQLGLSWAELARELQFGVDDINRIRVENPNSLLEQSIALLNLWASREGKNVKIENLYTALRNIDRSEIVNMLEGSGRQSRSLKGSWRYSDRDYSLSPSQMNGYASLQDELLSPASLHYTLPSPLRADQYWNEVAIMDAIPMAATEQDALMEMSDMQVWSSGLTPSLVTAEDSSLECSKAEDSDATSEGRFPGQLLADAHGPDHMGSMDLVEDDTVDSDAMNGLIDLLEQEEGQRPEGKMPSGDHHQAGTGEQDPESEVSFVSVQEKVQTRILTSPTFSHEVEKSADRLRDWNAEGSFISCLQDLTAGSWQEGVTRRLLPTHSTASGAQGQQQGQVLVAPTELLRVSSAEDSEWQPQHPTGGWQEEPQSRFFGQGNEALHLPGEQVTEEQFTDDQGNIITKKIIRKVVRQLGPGDMGDRQEQEELILEGSLQEHPDLEADEDHFMKYSILHRDGLGAKEEVRVRVPKPEVSGGRMGAQIVKRASLKRGKQ from the exons aaaggaaacacagccctgcacatcGCTGCcttggctgggcagcaggacgTGGTCCGGGAGCTGGTGAACTATGGGGCCAACGTCAATGCACAGTCCCAG AAAGGCTTCACACCTCTGtacatggcagcacaggagaaCCACCTGGAGGTTGTGAAGTTCTTGCTGGAAAATGGAGCCAACCAGAACGTAGCCACAGAG GATGGCTTCACTCCATTAGCTGTGGCTCTCCAGCAAGGACATGAGAACGTGGTTGCCCACCTCATCAACTACGGGACGAAGGGCAAGGTGcgcctgcctgccctgcacatCGCAGCGCGCAACGACGACACGCGCACGGCGGCCGTGCTGCTGCAGAACGACCCCAACGCTGACGTCCTCTCCAAG ACTGGATTCACCCCTTTGCACATTGCAGCCCACTATGAGAATCTCAGCGTGGCGCAGTTGCTGCTGAACCGTGGGGCCAGTGTCAACTTCACACCCCAG AATGGGATCACTCCCCTGCACATCGCATCCCGCCGGGGCAACATCATCATGGTGCGGCTGCTGCTGGACCGTGGGGCCCAGATAGAGACCAGGACCAAG gaTGAGCTGACCCCTCTCCACTGTGCAGCACGCAACGGGCACGTGAGAATTGCAGAGATCCTCCTGGACCACGGGGCTCCCATTCAAGCCAAAACCAAG AATGGCCTGTCGCCCATCCACATGGCAGCCCAGGGTGACCACCTGGACTGCGTGCGCCTGCTGCTGCAGTACAGCGCCGACATCGACGACATCACCCTGGACCACCTGACGCCCCTGCACGTGGCCGCTCACTGCGGGCACCACCGCGTGgccaagctgctgctggagaagggggCCAAGCCCAACTCCCGAGCCCTG aatGGCTTCACACCCCTCCATATTGCCTGCAAGAAAAACCACATCCGagtgatggagctgctgctgaagacGGGTGCCTCCATTGATGCTGTCACAGAG TCCGGCCTGACCCCCCTGCATGTGGCTGCCTTCATGGGACACCTGCCCATTGTCAAGACTCTGCTGCAGCGTGGAGCCTCTCCCAACGTGTCCAACGTG AAAGTAGAGACTCCTCTGCACatggcagccagagctgggcacacagaTGTGGCAAAGTACCTGCTGCAGAACAAAGCCAAAGCCAATGCCAAGGCCAAG GATGACCAGACTcctctgcactgtgctgcaCGCATCGGCCACACTGGCATGGTCAAACTCCTCCTGGAGAACAACGCCAACCCCAACCTGGCCACCACGGCAGGGCACACGCCCCTGCACATCACTGCCAGAGAGGGGCACATGGAcacagcccaggccctgctggagAAGGGAGCCTCACAGACCTGCATGACCAAG AAAGGATTTACCCCTCTCCACGTTGCAGCCAAGTATGGAAAGGTGGATGTGGCAGAGTTGCTGCTGGCGCACGATGCTCAGCCCaatgcagcagggaag AATGGCCTGACTCCACTGCACGTGGCTGTGCACCACAACAACCTGGAGATCGtcaggctgctgcttcccaagggCAGCTCCCCACACAACTCAGCCTGG aACGGGTACACCCCGCTGCACATCGCTGCCAAGCAGAACCAGATGGAGGTGgccagcagcctgctgcagtACGGCGCCTCTGCGAACGCTGAGTCCATGCAGGGAGTCACCCCCCTGCAcctggctgcccaggagggCCACGCCGACATGGTGGCTCTGCTCTTCTCCAAACAAGCCAACGGCAACCTAGGCAACAAG AGTGGCCTGACTCCTCTCCACCTCGTGGCCCAAGAGGGGCATGTGCAGGTTGCTGATGTTCTggtgaaacatggagtcacaGTGGATGCAACAACCAGG ATGGGCTACACCCCTCTGCACGTGGCCAGCCATTACGGGAACATCAAGCTGGTGAAgtttctgctgcagcaccaaGCAGATGTCAATGCCAAGACCAAG ctgggctACACGCCCCTGcaccaggcagcccagcagggccacaCGGACGTGGTGACGCTGCTGCTGAAGCACGGAGCATCGCCCAACGAGATCAGCACA AATGGCACCACTCCCCTGGCCATCGCAAAGCGCCTCGGCTACATCTCTGTCACCGACGTGCTCAAGATTGTCACAGAGGAGACCGACATCCCG TCTGTTGGTGACAAACACCGCATGAGCTTCCCAGAAACTGTAGACGAGATTCTGGACGTGTCAGAGGATGAAG AGGAAGAGCTGGTTGCAAAGCCCAAGACACCTGATCTCAGAGAGCAGGAAGGCAAAAGAGAGCTGCTGGAGTTCATGGCCACGACGACACTGGAGCAAAC GGTGGAGTCTCCAGCTGTCCTGCAGGTCCCCTGCGTCCCACCTGAAACTGTGGTGACCAGAGCTGAGGAGACTGAGCAGGTAGGACCTGTGGAGACAGAAGCTGAGCAAGTCAGCCTGCTGCATGCACCCTCGGTGTCCCCACAGGAG CCCTCCAAAGAGTTCGATGAGGACTCTCTgatccccagcagcccagccacGGAGACCTCAGACAACATCAGCCCAGTGGCCAGCCCCGTGCACACAGG GTTCCTGGTGAGCTTCATGGTGGATGCTCGTGGCGGCTCCATGCGGGGCAGCCGGCACCACGGGCTGCGCGTGGTGATCCCGCCCCGCGCCTGCGCGGCACCCACCCGCATCACCTGCCGCCTGGTGAAACCCCAAAAGCTGCCTGCACCCCCTCCCCTGGCTGAGGAGGAGGGCCTGGGCAGTCGGATCATTGCTCTGGGGCCTGCTGGTGCCCAGTTCCTCAG CCCTGTCATCGTGGAGATCCCACACTTTGCCTCCTATGGGCGTGGGGACCGTGAGCTGGTGGTGCTGCGCAGCGAGAACGGCTCCGTGTGGAAGGAGCACCGCAACCGCTACGAGGAGAGCTACATGGACCAGCTGCTCAACGGCATGGACGAGG agctggagagccaggaggagctggacaAGAAGCGCGTCTGCCGCATCATCACCACCGACTTCCCTCTCTACTTCGTGGTCATGTCCCGGATTTGCCAGGACTGCGACATGATCGGCCCTGAGGGAGGGTGTTTGAAAAGCACACTGGTGCCCATGGTGCAGGCCACCTTCCCAGACGCTGCTGTCACCAAGAGAGTGAGGCTGGCCCTGCAG gcacagcctgtgcctgaTGAGTTGGTGACCAAGCTGCTGGGGAACCAAGCCACCTTCAGCCCCATTGTCACCGTGGAGCCGCGGCGGAGGAAGTTCCACCGCCCCATCGGCCTCCGGATCCCGCTGCCACCGTCCTGGAAGGACAATCCCAGGGACAGCGGCGAGGGTGACACCACCAGCCTGCgcctgctctgcagtgtgatCG GAGGGACAGCCCAAGCCCAGTGGGAAGACATAACAGGCACCACAAAGCTAATCTACGAAAATGAGTGTGCTAATTTTACCACCAATGTGTCTGCCAG GTTCTGGCTGGCCGACTGCCCACGCACAGCTGAGGCCGTGCACTTTGCCACCATGCTGTACAAGGAGCTGACAGCCGTGCCCTACATGGCCAAATTTGTGGTGTTTGCCAAGATGAACGACGCGAGGGAGGGCCGGCTGCGCTGCTACTGCATGACTGACGACAAGGTGGACAAGACTTTGGAGCAGCATGAGAACTTCACTGAGGTGGCCCGCAGCAGGGACATCGAG GTGGTGGAGGGAATGCCTTTGCACGTGGAACTCTCAGGGAACCTGGTGCCTGTCAAGAAGGCAGCTCAGCCCCGCACCTTCCTCTTCCAGTCCTTCCGCGAGAACCGTCTCGTCATTCCCATCAAG gtcagggacagcagcagggaagccagtggctccctgtccttcctgcGTAAGGCCATGAAATACGAGGACCTGCAGCACGTGCTCTGCCACCTGAACATCaccatcccaccctgcagcaAG ggaaGTGGCAGTGAGGAGCGAAGGAGGACACTGACCCCATTGTCCCTGCGGGAGCGATACAGCATCCTAAGTGAGACCAGTTTTG GctctctgagcagcacagacaaGGCAGACCAGAAGATGGTTGACatagcagagcagctgggcctcagctgggctg AGCTGGCGCGTGAGCTGCAGTTCGGCGTGGACGACATCAACAGGATACGTGTGGAGAACCCCAActccctcctggagcagagcatcGCCTTACTCAACCTCTGGGCCAGCCGTGAGGGCAAGAACGTCAAGA TTGAGAACCTGTACACGGCGCTGAGGAACATCGACCGCAGCGAGATCGTCAACATGCTGGAGGGCTCGGGCCGGCAGAGCCGCAGCCTCAAGGGGAGCTGGCGCTACTCGGACAGGGATTACTCCCTCTCCCCGTCCCAGATGAATG GTTACGCTTCGCTGCAGGAcgagctgctgtcccctgcctcCCTGCATTACACACTGCCATCCCCGCTGCGTGCCGACCAGTACTGGAATGAGGTGGCCATCATGGATGCTATCCCCATGGCTGCCACTGAGCAGGATGCCCTGATGGAGATGTCCGACATGCAGGTGTGGTCCTCGGGGCTCACCCCCTCGCTGGTGACTGCTGAGGACTCCTCTCTGGAGTGCAGCAAGGCGGAGGACTCGGATGCCACGAGCGAAGGACgcttcccagggcagctcctggcagatgCTCATGGCCCAGACCACATGGGCTCCATGGACCTGGTTGAGGATGACACAGTGGACTCAGATGCCATGAATGGGCTGATTGACCTCCtagagcaggaggaggggcagAGGCCAGAGGGGAAGATGCCATCTGGTGATCATCATCAAGCAGGGACTGGGGAGCAGGACCCGGAGAGTGAAGTCTCTTTTGTTTCAGTTCAGGAGAAGGTGCAAACCAGGATCTTGACATCACCCACCTTTAGCCATGAAGTGGAGAAGAGTGCAGACAG GCTGAGGGACTGGAATGCAGAAGGCTCCTTTATCTCCTGCCTACAGGACCTGACAGcgggctcctggcaggagggagTCACCCGAAGGCTGCTCCCAACGCACAGCACAGCCTCCGGGGCGCAGGGCCAGCAGCAAGGGCAGGTCCTGGTGGCACCCACGGAGCTGCTGAGGGTCAGCTCTGCCGAGGACAGCGagtggcagccccagcaccccacGGGCggctggcaggaggagccccAGAGCCGCTTCTTTGGGCAg GGGAATGAAGCCCTTCATCTGCCTGGAGAGCAGGTGACTGAGGAGCAGTTCACGGACGATCAAGGCAATATCATCACCAAGAAG ATTATCCGGAAGGTGGTGCGCCAGCTGGGCCCTGGTGACATGGGtgacaggcaggagcaggaggagctgatcCTGGAgggctccctgcaggagcacccGGACCTGGAGGCTGACGAGGATCACTTCATGAAATACTCCATCCTGCACCGGGATGGTCTGGGCGCCAAG GAGGAGGTGCGAGTGCGTGTCCCGAAGCCAGAGGTCTCTGGGGGCAGGATGGGGGCTCAGATAGTGAAACGAGCCAGCCTGAAAAGGGGGAAGCAGTGA